The genomic segment GAGCAGCTGACCCTTACGATTCCGCCCAAATAGCGAGGAGGTGCAGTGTGAAGCGTTCTTCAGTACGTAGGCGAGGGCTGCGCGCACCTCACTCGGTGTGCGCAGGATGTGCTGATGGTAGCGGTCCCGAAAGACCTGCCCCTTGCGGCCCGCCGTGCGGTTGAGCGCGTGCGCGAGGCGGATCGCCAGCGCGCGGAGGCCTCGCATGAGCACCTCCCGGTCCTTGGCCTCCGTCACGAGGTGCAGGTGGTTCTTCTGGATCGAGTAGTGCGCGAGGTTCAGGCCGAACCGCCCCGCCGACTTCACAAAGGCCTTCTCGATCGCCCGGAGCTGCTTCTTGCTCCGCAGGTTCGGCAGCCCCTCCACCACCTTCATCGTGACGTGCACCGGGAATCGGCTCGCGAGGAGCGGTCGCGCCCGATGCGGCAAGCCGCTCCCCGGCTGCTTCTTCCGCCCCGCACCCGTACGCTTCCCACCCCACCCCTTCGCCTCCCGCATAGGCAACGGAAGCTGCTGCACAGAACCCGCCGGCGAACGTGTGCCCGAAGACCGGTCACCTCCCGAGGAGGATTCGTGTTTGCGTGCCATCATGAATAAGGCCAATACTAGCAGAACGCTGGTTTGACGTCAAGAGATGTCCTTGCACGAACACACAAACACAACAAACAAACGCCCCCCTCCCCGCGGCACCGATCCACCTCCACCGCCCGCGTGTGCTCCCGGGCGCTCGCGCTCGCCGCGGCCTGGAGACGCGCCGCCGTGCGCCTCACCCTCTACGGAACGGCCAAGAGCACCCTCTGGGTGGCCGACTTCCTGGACTGAATCGGGTCACCTGGGCCACGATCGCTCGCGTCTAGCTTCGCTGCGCGGCTCCAACGACTGCGTGCCGCCCATTCGACGCGCAAGGAGGACGACCTTGAACCAGTATCCTCGAGCGCGCTCTCTAGTCCTCGCCGGCTGCTTGGCGTGGCTGTCGAGCTGCGACGATCCCCAGATTTTTCCCGTCGACGGAGGCCAGCCGGCGAAGTCGGACGCGACTGCTCGCGCCGACGGCGGCGCGCCAGCCCCGGGGGCGTGGGTCGCGACAGTGAACCCGACCGACTACCACGATTCGAGCGGAGTGGCGCTCGTGCGCGATCGGTCGGGGGACCTGTTCGTGGCCGGCACGTTCTACGGCGAGGCGCGCCTCGGTGACCGCCAGCTCAAGGCGGTCGGGGAGCAGGACATCTTTCTCGCGCGCTACGCCGCCGACGGGAAGCTCCGCTGGGTCAAGACCTGGGGGGGATCGGACCACGACACCGTGGTGTCAATGGTGCTCGGGACGGCCGGCGAGCTCTACCTCGGCGGCGCGATCTCGACGCAGGTGGACTTCGATGGGCAGCCTGCGCGCTCGCTCTCCGGCCAGAACGCGTTCGTGGCGCGGCTCGACGCGAGCGACGGCCGTGTGCGGTGGGTGCGCGTGGGGGCGAGCGCGGTGGACTCGAGCGTGACGCGGCTCGCGGTCGGTCTGCGGGGAGGTGTCTACGCGGCCGGGACCTCCGAGACCGAGCTTGGATTCGCCGAGGCGCCCCCGCGGCGGCGTCCTCGTCCCGCGCCCACGGCGTCATCCCGCGTCTTCGTCGTGCGGCTCGGTGCCGACGGCAAGCAGGAGAGTCTGCACCGTCCGGTAGAGAACACGCGCTGCGAGGGTTTCGTGGTGGACGGGGACGGAGCCTCCTATCTCGCCTGCGCCTTCATCGGCGAGGTCCGGATCGACGGCGCGGTGCTCAAGAGTCAGGGCGGCTCGAGCGCTACGATAGATGAGGGCGACGGGCTTCTGCTCAAGATGGCGGCCGACGGGCGCCTGCTCTGGCACCGCGTGCTCACCGGTCCCAGGGACGACCGCTTCACCGACCTCGCCCGCGACGTCTCGGGAGAGGTATGGGCCGTCGGTCGGTTCGTCGGCCCGGCGACCTTCGCGGGTCAGTCGCTCGCGGCGCAGGGAACGCGGGGCGACCTCCTGCTCGCGCGTCTCTCGAGCGACGGTGTGCTCGTCGGAGCGCGCACCGACGGCGCGCCGGAGGTGGACCCCTTGCCGCTCAAGGTCACGCCCGACGGTCGAGGCGGGGTGCTCGTGGCCGGTCGGTTCGGTGGCTCGAGCTGGCGCCTCGGGCCGGTGACGGCGAGAGGTGCGCCAGAGGGGGGCGCGCTCTTCGTCACGCGCTACGACGGCAAGGCCGAGCCGGTCTGGGTCACCACCGCCGTCGCGACGGATCGGGGTGTGGTCACCGCCCGAGACGTGCTCGGTAGCGCTGGCCAGGTCATGACCGTGACCGGCTCCTACCTCGGGGAGACGACCTTCGACGGCGTGAAGACCCCGGTGGGTCCCTCCCTGCCGCGCCAGGGCTTCGTCTGGCAGACGGTGGCGCCGTGAGCCGGCCCGCGGACGTGGGGCGCTGGTCGTGCTGGCCGCGCCTCGTCGCGGCGAGGCCGCCCAGGCGCTGAATCAGCGCGGGGTGATCGCGCAGGCCCCGTCGAAGATCGCGGCCACGCGAGTCCTACGCGCCTGGGCCTTCAGCGCTTGATAGACCCTGCAGGTCGATCTGGAGCCGCGGGGGAGCTGTCGATGGTCCGGCGGTCCGTGGCCAGCGCACCGTCAGCCTGGCCGCCGTCCTCGTGCGCCGGTTTCGCACTGCAGCTACCGAGCAGGAGCAGCGCGAGGCCCGTGGTGAGCCGTACCATTAGATGATGCAGTCATGCGACGAATGTAGCGGTAGATGACGCCGGCCGAGACGCGACCGCAGCTCCGTCGAGGCGGCGAGGTCCGTGCGTGCCGGACTCGCGGCATCATCCGACCCGGCGGGTGCCGTGCTGCCGCACGCCGTGAGGAGGGGGAGCGCGAGCACCCAGAAGCCCCGGGGTGCGACCCGAAGGACGTTCAGCGCGCTCAGTACCATGCGCGGACGTATAGCATGCCGTCCAGGCCGCTCGTGACCTTGGTGGTGCCGCCGCCTCCGCTCCGCCGCCAGCGCACCTCGCCCGTGAGTGAAAGGCCGGGGAGCGCAATCCAGTCGCCGCCCCAGCTCACGCGGTGGACCTGGTCCCCGGCCACGCGCAGATCGGGGTCCGAGAGATCGTACTTCACCCGCAGGTTGAGCCCGTTGAAGGGCAGGTAGTCGAGCTCCTGGTAGAGCGCGAGCTGCGCCGCGTGGCTGTCCGAGAGCTCGCGCTGGTGCGAGCCGAAGGCCAGCTCCCCGAGGTACGTGAGCGGCACGCGGTCCGAGAAGTACCAGGGGTTGAAGCCCCACTGCAGGCTCAGGCTCCGCGTGTCGCCGCCGTCGAGGGAGCTGCGCTCGCGCACCATGCCGCTCACGCCGAGCTGCCAGCCGAGGTCGCGCCAGCCCGCGCTCGCCGCCAGGCCCCAGCCCTTCACCCCGACGAAAGGCGGCATCCCCGTCTCGTCGACGGCGCTCGTCGGGACGTGCTCCTTCGGCCCCGGTCGAAAGACCGCCAGATGAAAGTAGGGGTAGTTCGGCGCGAAGCCGACCTCCACCCCCGTCACGCGGCTCTCCAGGATCCCGAGGTCGAGCTCGAAGTCGCGCCGGATGGGCGAGGTGTGGTCGTCGAGGTGCGTGCCGAAGGGGGGCAGAAAGCGCCCCACGCGCACGTAGCTCCGGAAGGGGAGCTCGTGCAGCATCAGGAAGACGTCCTTGACCATGAAGGGCACGTGCTCGGCGAAGGTCGCGGCGAAGCTCTTCGACTTGGCCAGCACGCCGGCCGTCACCGAGGCGGTCAGGTGCTCCACCGGGTGCAGCGCGAGGTGCGTGTCGAGCTGCATGGGAAAGACGTTCACCTTCTCTTCGACGAACCAGCTCGCGAGACGGAGGTCGAGGCCGAGGAGCAGCAGCGGATCCGCGCGGAGGCCGGCGTAGCGGTCCTGATCGAAGGCCATCTTCGAGCGCTTGCCGAGCGGCCGCCCCCACGCCAGGTCGGGGAGGCGGTTTCGCCGCACCTGCTCGCGGTTCAGGAACTTCAAGAGGTGCCGGTTCCAGTCCTTGTAGCCGCGGTGCGAGGCGTAGAGCATGGGCAAGGTGCTCTGGCCGAAGAAGCGGCCCGAGACGGTGCGCAGCCCGCCGCCGGTCGGATTCACGTGGCAGGTCATGCAGGAGAGGTTGCACTTGCGCTCGCGCAGGCGCGGGTTCTTCCAGGCGTTCGGAACCGTGTGGCAGTTGTCGCAGGTGCGGCCCTCGCGCGCTCCGTAGAGCGGCAGAGCCTCGGCGCGGGGGACGAGGTCGACCGCGCGCCTGGTGGGCCGATTCACCGCGAGGAGCAGCGCCGCCAGCGCGACCGGCACCGCCACGGCGAAGCGCGCCCCGACTCGCCGCCAACGCGCACGCGCGAGCCTCATGGGGGATACCCCACCTTGCTCCAGCGTACGAGCACCGCCTTCTCCCAGCTCGTGACCCGGCGCGCGGCCCCGGGGGGCATCTTGTCCTTCTTGAGGACGTTGGTCTCGATGCCGTGGTAGCCCGCCACGGTGCCCTCGTAGGTGGTGTAGTTCTGATCGCTCTCCTCGCCGCGCTTGCCGGGTCGGGTCGTCTCCGAGTGGCAGGGCACGCAGTAGTGGCTGACGATCGGCTGGATGTGCACCGCGTAGGTCGGGACGGCCGGGATACTCTCGGGGGCCACGTCCTCGAGCGCGAGGTCTCCGCAGCCGGTGGCGAGGAGCCCAGCGAGGAGAACCCGGACGCGAAGCCGATCGAAGGACATGCGTCCGAGAAGCCTATCGCGGAGGCCCGGCGGGCTCAAGGCGCGAGCGCCGCACTGTCACGGCTCAGCGGATGGCGAAGTGCTTACGCCAGAAGCGCGGGATGCGCATCGTCGGCAGGTAGTTCCAGGTGTGGCCGGTGAGGAGCGCGGAGCGATCGATGCGCGGGTCGAACCACGCGAGCTCCGTCGGGCGGCCCACCTGCCGGAGGATCTCCTCGGCGGCGCGCCACCCGGCGTAGACCGCGCTCTCCATCGACGCGGGGAAGTTCGTGCGTACCCAGTCCCCCGCCAGCAAGAGGTCCGCGATGGAGGTGCGCACGGGGAGGCGCAGCTTCTCGCTCCCCGGATGCGGGCAGTGGATGGCCATCGGGATGCGATGCACGACCGCGTGAAGCAGCTTGGCCTGCTTTACCTCGGGCAGGTACTCGCTCATCTCGCGGATCACCGACGCGATCACCTCGTCGTCGGTCATGGCCGGCAGCCGCCGCGTGTTGATGATGTTGGTCCCGATGAAGGAGGGACGGTCGCGCCACCCGCGGTAGATGTTCGAGAAGTCGTAGAAGTCGCAGTTGATGCTGCGCGGAGAGCGATAGCGGGCCCAGAAGGGACGCCGCGTGAGCTTGCGATCGAACCAGAGGTACGGGCTGATGTACGGGCAGGGCTCGAGCTGGCTCAGCGCCTCGAACTCGGGCAGCCGCGCGCGCCATTCGGCAGGCAGCAGCGCGTGGAGCGCCTGGGGCGGCACCGCGCCGACGGTGAGGCGCGCCTCGATCGCCCGTCCGTCGGCGAGGGTCACCCCCGTGACGCGGCCGGGGGTGCCGCGGAAGGCGCGCGCCGGGCAGGAGAGCCAGACCTCGCCCCCGTCGCGCTCGATGGCGGCCTTCGCCGCGGGAGCGAAGAGGTCACCGAGGCCTCCGTCGGAGAAGCCGATGCCGAGCGAGCGATGCCCGGTGAGGTGCTTGTGAAAGCGCAGGAGCGCCGCGGCGGAGCATTGCTCGAGGGGCACGTTCAAGATGGCGAGCGCGGTGAACTGCCAGAAGCGCTCGATGAAGGCCTCGGAGACGCCGAACTCGCGCAGCACGTCGATGGCCCGGCGGTCGTCGAAGGAGAGGATCTCGTCCTCGGTGGCTTGCAGCGCGAAGGCCGTGATGGGGATGGTGCTGAGCCGGTCCCAGGTGCTGAGCTCCCGGTCCACGTAGGCGCTCGGCATCTGGTGAAAGGGGGACGGCAGCGGCGCGGCGCGGATCGGCAGCTCCTTGGCGCCGTCGACGAGGAAGATGAACTCGCCGGCGGGCTGGAAGATCACCTTGTGGCTGGTCCCGAGGCGGTCGAGCAGCCGGAACATGTTCGGGTAGGGGTTCAGCAGGATGTGCGGGCCGATGTGGACCGGGTCGCCCGTGGTGGGCTCGGTCCAGCTCTGCGCGCGTCCGCCGAGCCGGCTGTCCTGCTCGATCACGGTCACCTTCAGGCCGCTGCCCCGCAGGCCCACCGCGCAGGTCAGGCCGGCCAGGCCGCCACCGACGATGAGCACGTCGGTCTTCACGGTCTTCGCCTGCTCGTCGGTCATCATGGCGCCTATATATAAGGAAAGCAGGCGCCTGGCCAGCGCGTCGCGTCATGAGGCGCCTTCGCCGGTTGAAGGGGTCAGGTCCGGTGTGTATGCTGCGCCGCGGTTCGGCCGGGCGCGTGGCCCGCGAGCCGCGCATCCGCGTGGAGGGAGGTCGATGAGCGTGACGAGCGTGACGAGCGCGCAGGGAGGTGCCGAGCAAGATCCGTGGCCCTTCTGCCACCAGATCCTCCCCGATGTGTCGCGCACCTTTGCGCTGACGATCCCCGTTTTGCCCCGTCGGCTCGCAGACAGCGTCTGCTGCGCCTATCTCATCTGCCGCATCGCGGACACGGTGGAGGACCGTCCGGACGTGACGGAGCCGCAGCGGCGGCACCTCTTCAAGCTGCTCGAGCGCCTGCTCGACGAGCCCGCGGACGCCCAGGCCCTCGCCGCGTTCGACGACGCCTGGCCCGACGATCCGGCGAGCCCGTACCAGACGCTGATGCGCGGCACGCGCACGGTGATGACGGCCTACGGCACGCTGCCCGCGTCGCATCGCGCGGCGGTGGCCGACTGCGCGCGCGAGATGATGCAGGGGATGGGGCAGATGATCCACCGCCCGGCCGTCGACGGGGTGGTCTACGTTTGCGCCGACCTGCCGGAGCTCGAGCGCTACTGTCACTTCGTCGCCGGGACGGTGGGGCTCATGCTCACGCGGCTCTTCGACGCGCACCTCGGGGCGGGCAACGGGTTTTCCGCCCCGGAGCGCGCCGAGGAGGGGAGACGCTTCGGCCTCGCGCTGCAGCTCACGAACATCCTCAAGGACCACGTGACGGACGTGGAGCGCGGGGTGAGCTTCCTCGCGCGCGAATGGCTGGCCGCGGGCGAGAAGGCGGGTCCGCTCTCTCCGGCCCACCTGGCGGAGCTCGTGCGCCATACGCTCGGGCACCTGGACACGGCGGAGGCCTACACCCTCGCCTTGCCGGCCTCCTCCGACGGGACGGGGATGCGGCTCTTCTGCCTCTGGGCCTTCTGGATGGCCGCGGCGACCTTGCGCGAGGTGGCGCGCGCCCGCGACGCCGTGCCGAAGATCGACCGTAACGAGGTGGCCGAGATCATCGAATACACGAAGGCCCACGTTCTCGACGACGCGGCGCTGCGTCGGCGTTACGACCGCTACCGTCAGGAGGCGCTCGCGGCCGCGGAGGCGGCGGGCGGAGCCGTCGGAGGCGTTTCCCTCGGGAGGTGATGATGAAAGTCGTGCTCGCGCGTCCCCGGGGGGTGTGCGCCGGCGTGGATCGCGCCGTGCGGATCGTGGAGCTGGCCCTCGAACGCTTCGGCCCGCCGGTCTACGTGCGCAAGGAGATCGTGCACAACCGCTTCATCGTCGAGGACCTGCGCAAGAAGGGCGCCGTCTTCGTCGAGGAGCTGGTCGAGGTGCCGCGCGGCGGGCTGGTGATCTTCTCGGCGCACGGCGTCTCCCCCGAGGTGCCGCGCCAGGCCCAGGAGATGGGGCTCCGCGCGATCGACGCCACCTGTCCGCTCGTGGCGAAGGTGCACCACGAGGTCTTGCGCTACGTGGGCAAGGACTACCACCTGGTGCTCATCGGGCATAAGGGGCACGACGAGGTGGTGGGGACGCTGGGGCACGCGCCCGAGGAGATCACGCTGGTCGAGAACGCGGCCGACGCCGAGCGCGTGGAGCTGCCGACCGACCGGCCGATGATGGTGCTGACGCAGACCACGCTCTCGATGGACGACGCGGCGGGCACCATGGCGGTCCTCAAGCGGCGCTTCCCGAACCTGGAGCTCCCGCCCTCGGACGACATCTGCTACGCGACGCAGAACCGGCAGAACGCGGTGAAGGAGGTCACCACCAAGGTGGACCTCGTGCTGGTCGTGGGCAGCCAGAACTCGTCGAACGCGAAGCGCCTGGTCGAGGTGGCGCAGGCGCGCGGCATCGCCGGGCAGCTCATCGACAGCGAGGCGGAGCTGCGGCCGGAGTGGCTCGCGGGGGTCTCGTCGGTGGGCGTCACGTCGGGGGCATCGACCCCCGAGGTGCTCGTGCAGCGGGTCATCGAGCGGCTGAAGGAGCTCGGCGCCACCGAGGTGGAGCTCTGCGACACGGTGGACGAGCACGTGGTCTTCACGCTGCCGGCGGAGCTCAGGGCCGCGCCGTCCCCGCTGGCGCCGACCGCCCCGTCGACGCCGACTCCACCGTCGGGGCTCTGAGGGGGGTGGTGGGCGCGATGCCGTTTGTCGAGGCCCCGGCCTCCACCGGACCGCTGGAGACTCTGGCCACCCGCCCCTGGGATTCGACCGCCTCGGCGACCGGCGGTATCGAGCGCAACCCTGTGACATCACGATCGGCGGCCGGACCTGCTAGCGTGGCCTGCAGCGTGCATATCCCTCATTGGACCATGATTACCCGTCGTCGTTTCGCCCGAGCCCTTGGGTCCTACGGGACCCGCGCGCTGGTCGTGTTGCTTTCGGGCCTGGCCGCCTGCGATGCGGGGCCCAGCCGGCGCCGAGGGGAAGCGGACGGCGCGGCGGTGGCCGAAGGCGATGGGGCTGCGAGCCAGGGCGGGCTCGACGGTGGCGTGGCGGGTGACGGGGGGTATCGCTTGCCCGTCGGAGACCTGGGCCGCGCGGCCGGCGACTCCCGCGCCAAGACCGACCAGGGTCCCGGCTGCACGCTCTCCCCCGCGGAGTACGAGGCCTCGCTCACGGCGGACTTCGCCTCGCGCGATCAACTGCCGCAGAGCCCCATCCCCAAGGCCGACTGGAACAAATACGAAGGCGGACCGTGGGCCGCGAAGTACCCCAAGCCCAAGATTCCCGCCTGCGTGGACCCCCTCCAGTGGCAGCGGGACCGCGCGGTGGCCGTGGCGAAGAAGTACGTCGGGAAAGTGCCGTACATGCACGCGCACATCCCGGCCTTCGGCGGGCTCGACTGCTCGAACTTCACCTCGTGGGTCTACAACTACGGGCTCGGCATCCAGTTCGATTCGGGGGTGGCGAACCAGGGGGAGACCGTGGGGCGCAAGCTCGGGGCCAAGGAGGCGCTGAAGGCCGGCGACCTGCTCTTCTTCTCCGCGACCGCCGGCGGCCCCTCCACGCACTCGGCGGTCTTCGTCGAGGGAGACAAGTTCATCCACTCGAATCCTACCCCGCAGAACGGCGTGCAGAACGGCACCCTGACCGACTGGTACAAGGACAAGTACACGCACGCGCGGCGGATCGTGGAGTAGCGCGAAGGTCCTTTCCGGCCAGGGGTGGCCGATCTGGTCGCCCCCCCTCCTCTCCGAAGGTCAGTCGGCTTTTCGTTCGCAGTCGGGTCCGTCGCAAGAGTATTTCCGGCGCGTTAGCTCATGGTCCGGAGCTTGCTCATCCGGCTTTCGGACCCGCTGGTCCGACAGTCGGAGATGACCATGACGATGCAACCTTCGCGCGGCCTGAGGCTCTGGGCCGCGCTGTTCCTCTTCGTCGCCGGTGGCGAAGGTTCGGCGGCGGCACGCCAGGGAGCCCGCGACCTCGGGCCGGCGGGGACCGAAACGCGGCCCCTCGAAGCGCAGACCTACTACCAGCTGAAGCGGCGGACCGTGGAGGAGGGCAAGCAGGGCGCGCTGAAGCGAGAGCGCCGGCGGCTCACGCCCCGCTTCGCCCACACCCCCTATCGGAAGCCCGAATGGGAGCAGCACCTCGTGCTGGACCGCAGCGGCGGGGCGGAGGGCTACCGCGTCGCAAAGGTCATCCCGACGGAGAATCTCACCGAGGAGCAGCAGGAGGTGCTGCGGCTGGTGAACCTCGCGCGTCGCAAGGGCTCCAAGGCCGACCAGCAGGCCGCTGATGGGATCCGCTTCCGCGAGCTCCCCTATCGGCTGGATCAGCGCTTCGAAGGAACCGACGTGCGTGCGGCGATCACCGCGGCGAAGGCCCTCGAGAAGCAGGGCGTACGTCTCACGCCGGCCGCCATTCAGACCGAGAACTCTTCGGCCTGGCTCTACCTCGTCACGCTTTCGAGGGCGTTCTCCCGCGTCGCGTTCTCCTACGCGAAGGACCCCGAAAAGCAGCTCCGCGGGGGCAGGCTGCACGAATACGCCGCCGCGACGCGCGCCGACGAGCGGGCCCTCGCCCCCTACGCGAAGAAGATCGCGTCGGCCTTCACGCCCCGGCAGTCTGTCGAGCTGCTCTATGCGCTCGTGGACAAGACCTACGATCCGTCGAGCTACTGGGAGCCGCTCACTGGCGACGTCACCGCCGTGGTGTCGACGCTCTTCAACGTGAACCAGCTCGCCGAGAGGCAGGCCCTGATCCTCGGCCACGTGCGGGGACGCCTGCGGACGGCGATCCGGACCATGGACGCCGCGCTCCTGCGCCAGGCGGCGCAGCCGCAGGCCGAGGGGATCGCCGCCGAGGTGACCCAGGCGCAGACCGCGCTCCTGCGGACCCTCTGGGTGGCGCGGAACACGGCCCGCGTGGCCGACGAAGTGCTGAGCAACCGGGGAGGGAACGGCGACGGGAAGTACTTCGAAGAGGCGTCCGACGCCTTCTACCAGCTCACCGAGAGGCTGCCGGGGTCTGTGCAAGCGCGCAGAGAGCGTCTCGACCGGCGGCAGGCCGGGCCGGGCGCGGCTGCCGGGGACCAGGTCGCAACCCCGACGGGTGCGCAGACGCTGGCCGCGGAGTACGCCCAGCTCCTCGCGCGGATCGCGCCGCGGCCGGCCGGCGACTGAGCCGTACGAATTCCAAACTAGCGGAGGCCATCCCGCGGTGCGGGCCCGGGCCTTGGAGGATCTCATGACCACCTATCGTTCGCGCGGCCTCGTGCTCTCGGCGGCGCTCCTCACCATCGCCACGCTGGGGCTCACCCCCGCCCTGGCCTTCAAGGGACACAAGCGGGTCACTTCCGACGGGCGTCGCCTGCGCGGCGACCTCGAGAAGCGCGCCGGAGACCGCGCGGTCGGTCGGGCCCTGATGCGCGAGCGCATCGCCGCGCGTCGAGGCAGCGTTGCACCCGAGGTCATCGCGCAGCTCGAGCCGAACCAGCTCTTCGACGCGACGGAGAAGCTGAAGGACGACGGGGCCGCGCGGGCCCGCCTCCAGCAGCGCCGTCGTCGTACCCCCGTGCTCGAGGGAGAGGCGTACGGCCAGGCAGAGTGGCAGAAGCATTTCGTGCTGGTCGAGAGCCTCGACGGGTATCGCGTGGCCAAGGCGATCCCGAAGACGGGCCTGAGCGCGGACCAGCAGGAGCTCGCCACGCTCGTGCAGCATGGGCGCAAGGGCCCCGACAACGTCCGCGCCGCGGCCGAGGGAGTGCGTTTCCGCCACCTGCCGTACCTCGTCGATCAGCGCTTCGTGGGGACCGAGGTGCGCGGGACGCTGAACGCGCTGAAGGCGCTCGAGGCGCAGGGCGTGCGGCTCACTCCGGAGGCAATCCAGACCGATCGCTCCCAGGCCTGGCTCTACCTGCACACCCTGGCTCAGGCCGTCTGGCCGATGGTCCATTCCACCGCGAAGGACCCCATGCGGCAGCTTCGCGGTGGGCACGCCTACGAGTACGTGCCCTTCACCAAAGCCGACGAGCGGGCGGTCGCGCCGTATCTGGCCAAGGTGGCGGAGGCCTTCGGTCCGCGGCAGACCACCGAGTACCTCTATCGCACCGTCGACGCGACGTACCGCTCCGGGAGCCACTGGGAGAGCGTGGACAACGACGTGGAGCGGGTGGTCACCAGCCTGCTCTGGGCCAACCGCGTGGGCGAGAAGCCGCAGGTCGTGATCGGAGCGATGCGCGAGCGGGTGGTCTCGGCGATCCAGGCGGTCGACGCGGCGCTCTCGCGCAAGGCGCGGCATCCGCGCCACGAAGGGATCGCGACCGAGGTGCAGCAGGCGATCACGAAGCTCGAGCGCACGCTCTGGGCGGCGCGCAACACCTTCCGCGTGGCAGACGAGCTCCTGACGCCGGGGGGCCGACAGGGCGACGGGAAGTACTTCCGTCGGCACAAGGAAGCGGTGCGGAGGCTCGAGGAGCTCTTGCCAGGAGCCGGTCGCGAGCGCGTGGCGCTCTTCGCCGCGAAGCCCGGCGAGGGCGGGACCCGCAACCAGGAGCAGCTCCGGGCGCTCCTGCCCGAGAAGACGCTCGTCGAGCAGGGCGCGAAGTTCCTGGAGGTCCTGTCGTCGCCAGCGGGTGGCCGGTAGACGAATATCGCGCGGAGCCGCAGCCGCAGCGGGCGGCCCGCCAGGTCTGAGGAGGACGGGATGCGTCGGAGAGCGAGCAGGTGGATTCGGGGCAGCATCGGACTCTCGTTCGGCGCGCTGCTGGCGAGCGTCGCGGGCGACGCAACGGCGGAGCAGAGGCCGGGTCACCCGGCGGCGGTGGGCGCGACCCCCGAGCTGCGCCGCGTCTTTCGCAACCCGTCGAGCGAGCAGATGCGAGGCCTGCTGACGCAGGTGCGCCGCGTGGCCGTGGTGGGGCTCTCCGACCGACCGGAACGGCCGAGCTTCCACGTGGCCGAGTACCTGCGCGCGCAGGGCTACGAGGTGATCCCCGTGAACCCGACGCTGCGCGAGTGGCAGGGGCTGCGCTGCTACGCCTCGCTGCGGGACGTTCCCGGGGCGATCGACCTCGTGAACGTCTTCCGCCGCAGCGCCGAGGTGGGGCCGATC from the Deltaproteobacteria bacterium genome contains:
- a CDS encoding CoA-binding protein; this translates as MRGLLTQVRRVAVVGLSDRPERPSFHVAEYLRAQGYEVIPVNPTLREWQGLRCYASLRDVPGAIDLVNVFRRSAEVGPIVEEAIAVGARSLWMQLGVANTEAALRAQAAGLTVVENRCILVEHQRHFGPQ
- a CDS encoding squalene/phytoene synthase family protein — translated: MSVTSVTSAQGGAEQDPWPFCHQILPDVSRTFALTIPVLPRRLADSVCCAYLICRIADTVEDRPDVTEPQRRHLFKLLERLLDEPADAQALAAFDDAWPDDPASPYQTLMRGTRTVMTAYGTLPASHRAAVADCAREMMQGMGQMIHRPAVDGVVYVCADLPELERYCHFVAGTVGLMLTRLFDAHLGAGNGFSAPERAEEGRRFGLALQLTNILKDHVTDVERGVSFLAREWLAAGEKAGPLSPAHLAELVRHTLGHLDTAEAYTLALPASSDGTGMRLFCLWAFWMAAATLREVARARDAVPKIDRNEVAEIIEYTKAHVLDDAALRRRYDRYRQEALAAAEAAGGAVGGVSLGR
- a CDS encoding FAD-dependent oxidoreductase: MMTDEQAKTVKTDVLIVGGGLAGLTCAVGLRGSGLKVTVIEQDSRLGGRAQSWTEPTTGDPVHIGPHILLNPYPNMFRLLDRLGTSHKVIFQPAGEFIFLVDGAKELPIRAAPLPSPFHQMPSAYVDRELSTWDRLSTIPITAFALQATEDEILSFDDRRAIDVLREFGVSEAFIERFWQFTALAILNVPLEQCSAAALLRFHKHLTGHRSLGIGFSDGGLGDLFAPAAKAAIERDGGEVWLSCPARAFRGTPGRVTGVTLADGRAIEARLTVGAVPPQALHALLPAEWRARLPEFEALSQLEPCPYISPYLWFDRKLTRRPFWARYRSPRSINCDFYDFSNIYRGWRDRPSFIGTNIINTRRLPAMTDDEVIASVIREMSEYLPEVKQAKLLHAVVHRIPMAIHCPHPGSEKLRLPVRTSIADLLLAGDWVRTNFPASMESAVYAGWRAAEEILRQVGRPTELAWFDPRIDRSALLTGHTWNYLPTMRIPRFWRKHFAIR
- a CDS encoding C40 family peptidase codes for the protein MITRRRFARALGSYGTRALVVLLSGLAACDAGPSRRRGEADGAAVAEGDGAASQGGLDGGVAGDGGYRLPVGDLGRAAGDSRAKTDQGPGCTLSPAEYEASLTADFASRDQLPQSPIPKADWNKYEGGPWAAKYPKPKIPACVDPLQWQRDRAVAVAKKYVGKVPYMHAHIPAFGGLDCSNFTSWVYNYGLGIQFDSGVANQGETVGRKLGAKEALKAGDLLFFSATAGGPSTHSAVFVEGDKFIHSNPTPQNGVQNGTLTDWYKDKYTHARRIVE
- a CDS encoding 4-hydroxy-3-methylbut-2-enyl diphosphate reductase: MMKVVLARPRGVCAGVDRAVRIVELALERFGPPVYVRKEIVHNRFIVEDLRKKGAVFVEELVEVPRGGLVIFSAHGVSPEVPRQAQEMGLRAIDATCPLVAKVHHEVLRYVGKDYHLVLIGHKGHDEVVGTLGHAPEEITLVENAADAERVELPTDRPMMVLTQTTLSMDDAAGTMAVLKRRFPNLELPPSDDICYATQNRQNAVKEVTTKVDLVLVVGSQNSSNAKRLVEVAQARGIAGQLIDSEAELRPEWLAGVSSVGVTSGASTPEVLVQRVIERLKELGATEVELCDTVDEHVVFTLPAELRAAPSPLAPTAPSTPTPPSGL